Part of the Pseudomonas sp. Leaf58 genome is shown below.
CCGCCAGCTCAGACGAAGCCGATCGGGTCATCGGCCTAGAGCTGGGCGCCGACGACTACCTGGGCAAGCCGTTCAGCCCCCGTGAACTGCAAGCGCGGATCAAGGCCTTGCTGCGTCGCGCCGAGTTCGGCCAAGCGGCGCCGGGTGGGGCGGTGCTGGCCTTCGACGAGTGGCGCCTGGACACGGTCAGCCACCGCCTGTTCCATCGCGACGGCGAGGAGGTGATTCTCTCTGGCGCCGACTTCGCCCTGCTCAAGCTGTTCCTCGACCGCCCCCAGCAAATCCTCGACCGCGACACCATCGGTAATGCCACCCGTGGCCGCGAGCCGATGCCGCTGGACCGCATCGTCGACATGGCAGTCAGCCGCCTGCGTCAGCGCCTGCGCGATACCGCTAAACCACCCCGGCTGATCCGCACCGTGCGCGGCAGTGGCTACCTGTTGGCTGCCCATGTCTGCAGTGCTTCCTGAGCGGCGCTGGCGCGTGCTGCCGCGCTCGCTACTGGGGCGCATGCTGTTGCTTACCTTGTTGGTAGTGCTGCTGGCCCAAGGCCTGTCCAGTATCATCTGGGTGGCCCAATTGCGTGCCAGCCAGTTGCAGGGCCTACGCGCCAGCGCCAGTAGCCTGGCCCATTCGATGAGCGCCAGCGTCAGCTACTTCCGTTCGTTGCCGGTGGCCTACCGGCCAATGGTGCTCGACCAGCTACGCAGTATGGGCGGTACGCGCTTTTTCGTGTCGCTCAACGCCAAACCGCTGGACATGCCGGTGCTGCCTATCACCCCGCGCAAGCAGGCGGTGATCGAGGTGTTCCAGCAGGTGCTGCACGAGCGGCTCGGCTCGCAGATGGAAATTTCCGTCGAGTTCGTCGGCCCCGATGACCTGCGCATCTTCAACAGCGGCCTCAAGCTCGACGAACTGCCCCGTTCCTGGGCGCACTACTCGCTCACCCTGGAGCCGTTGAACCCGCCGGTGCTGGTTACGCAGATTCGCCTCGATGAGGGCGAGTGGTTGTACATCGCCTCGCTGCTGCCCGAGCCATATACCAGCCTGGAGGCCGAGCGCCTGCCGCGTCAGCAAATTGGTTTCATCGTACTCACTACCGCCTTGTTGCTGTTGTTCATTGGCTTGCTGGTGCACTGGCAAAGCTGGCCGCTCAAGCGCCTGGCGCGGGCCGCGCGGGAGATGTCGCTAGGTGCGGATGTGGCGCCGGTGGCCGAAGGTGGCGGCAGTGAGGTAATCGAGGTGGGGCGGGCGTTCAACAGCATGCGCGAACGTATC
Proteins encoded:
- the gltR gene encoding two-component system response regulator GltR, with product MSTAGKSILMVDDDQEIRELLQTYLSRSGFQVHAEADGQGFRRALETTPCDLVILDVMLPDEDGFSLCRWVRQHPRQARVPIIMLTASSDEADRVIGLELGADDYLGKPFSPRELQARIKALLRRAEFGQAAPGGAVLAFDEWRLDTVSHRLFHRDGEEVILSGADFALLKLFLDRPQQILDRDTIGNATRGREPMPLDRIVDMAVSRLRQRLRDTAKPPRLIRTVRGSGYLLAAHVCSAS
- a CDS encoding ATP-binding protein, producing MSAVLPERRWRVLPRSLLGRMLLLTLLVVLLAQGLSSIIWVAQLRASQLQGLRASASSLAHSMSASVSYFRSLPVAYRPMVLDQLRSMGGTRFFVSLNAKPLDMPVLPITPRKQAVIEVFQQVLHERLGSQMEISVEFVGPDDLRIFNSGLKLDELPRSWAHYSLTLEPLNPPVLVTQIRLDEGEWLYIASLLPEPYTSLEAERLPRQQIGFIVLTTALLLLFIGLLVHWQSWPLKRLARAAREMSLGADVAPVAEGGGSEVIEVGRAFNSMRERISRYLTERSQLFSAISHDLRTPITRLRLRVELLEDEHLQAKFSQDLDELELLVKGALQCVKDTDIHENIEPVDLNQVLEILAEPYLRDGRITLEGRAQAAYPGKPLALRRCIGNLIDNAIKYGERARLRIIDSAEGFVLQVDDQGPGVPQQQLEQVFEPHFRLAGQQQGYGLGLGIARNIAHSHSGEVSLLNLREGGLRVTLYLPRGMD